The proteins below come from a single Afipia sp. P52-10 genomic window:
- a CDS encoding branched-chain amino acid ABC transporter permease, with product MDTTIFLFLLQDGVTNGAVYALLGLALVLAFAVTRVILIPQGEFVTFGALTYATLATGKLPGTVWLVALMGAAAFVFDMWSMRLSLRLGPVLRSAILYLLLPLAILLIARTLISSQIDPFLNVILSLIIVAPIGPYLYRIAFQPMAEASVLTLLIASVGAHFALLGLGLVFFGAEGLRGPALSDASLVMGPVPVTGQSLAVYAVTAGLIVILWLFFGYSLYGKALRATAVNRIGARLSGIRTSLSGQLAFLLAAIIGAISGILIVPITTIYYDTGFLIGLKGFVAAIIGGLISYPLTAAAALLVGCVEAFSSFYASNYKEAIVFTLLLPVLLLRSLAAPSVEEEHD from the coding sequence TTGGATACCACCATCTTTCTCTTTCTGCTTCAGGACGGCGTTACGAACGGCGCCGTCTATGCGTTGCTTGGGCTCGCCTTGGTTCTGGCCTTTGCTGTCACCCGCGTCATTCTCATTCCGCAGGGCGAATTTGTAACCTTTGGGGCTCTCACTTACGCAACGCTAGCCACCGGCAAACTTCCCGGGACCGTTTGGCTGGTGGCCTTGATGGGAGCTGCCGCCTTTGTCTTCGATATGTGGAGTATGCGGCTATCGCTTCGGCTCGGGCCGGTGCTGCGTTCTGCAATCCTCTATCTTCTTCTCCCCCTCGCAATTCTGCTGATCGCGCGCACGTTGATAAGCTCGCAGATCGATCCCTTCCTCAATGTCATCCTCTCACTCATCATCGTTGCGCCGATCGGCCCCTATCTTTATCGGATCGCATTCCAGCCGATGGCGGAGGCATCAGTCCTCACATTGTTGATCGCCTCGGTGGGCGCGCATTTTGCCTTGCTAGGCCTTGGTCTGGTTTTCTTCGGCGCCGAGGGACTTCGCGGCCCGGCTTTGTCTGATGCGTCGCTGGTGATGGGACCTGTACCCGTCACGGGGCAGAGCCTTGCCGTTTATGCCGTGACCGCTGGCTTGATCGTTATTCTCTGGCTGTTCTTTGGATATTCGCTCTACGGCAAGGCATTGCGTGCGACTGCGGTGAATCGCATCGGCGCTCGGTTGTCCGGCATCCGGACATCATTGTCGGGACAGTTGGCCTTTCTACTGGCGGCCATCATTGGAGCAATCTCAGGCATCCTGATCGTGCCGATCACCACGATCTACTACGACACGGGCTTCTTGATTGGTTTGAAGGGATTCGTTGCCGCCATCATCGGAGGGCTGATCAGCTATCCCTTGACTGCGGCGGCGGCCCTTCTGGTCGGTTGCGTGGAGGCCTTCTCGTCATTTTACGCGAGCAACTACAAGGAGGCGATCGTCTTTACGCTGCTTCTGCCGGTGTTGCTGTTGCGGTCGCTGGCCGCGCCTTCCGTCGAAGAAGAGCACGATTAG
- a CDS encoding ABC transporter permease subunit, whose translation MVQRWPVLLFACVMAAIPFVPGVPPFWLVLLDNIGLAALVAIGLVVLTGVGGLTSFGQAAFCGFGAYTTAVLTTSYGLSPWLTLPASLIVAGTAAVLLGLVTVRLSGHYLPLGTIAWGISLYYIFGKVEMLGRHDGISSIPSLAIGQMNFVEPRAIYFLIWFAVILAALLTMNLLDSRTGRAIRALRRGYVAAEAFGVRTARMKLLVFIHAAVLAGLSGWLYAHFQRAINPTPFGLTAGIEYLFIAVVGGAGYVWGAVLGAGVVTILKEVLQGTLPAVFHVQAQLETIVFGMLLVLLLQVAPGGLWGKLLLLLPSHVSGRGRAVGGNTELPARQRSNDQTDRLLEVRGARKQFGGVIAVNDVSFDVKAGELVALIGPNGAGKSTMFNLITGVLKSDGGQISALGHRVDRASPQQIVQLGVARTFQHVKLIPDMTVLENVALGAHLRGRAGALRSLVRLDRAEENKLLAQAMHQIERVGLTDRCYQPAGSLPLGQQRIVEIARALCADPALLLLDEPAAGLRHMEKQSLSALLRQLRKEGIGVLLVEHDMGFVMELADRVVVLEFGTKIAEGLPEAVKNDPAVIEAYLGVAA comes from the coding sequence ATGGTACAGCGCTGGCCCGTTCTGCTCTTCGCTTGTGTGATGGCAGCAATTCCATTCGTTCCCGGCGTGCCGCCTTTCTGGCTCGTGCTGCTGGACAATATCGGTCTTGCTGCGCTGGTGGCTATCGGCCTCGTTGTGCTGACGGGCGTGGGTGGATTGACCTCTTTCGGACAAGCCGCATTCTGCGGGTTTGGCGCGTATACAACTGCCGTTCTGACCACATCCTACGGCCTTTCCCCATGGCTTACATTGCCGGCATCCCTGATCGTTGCGGGCACTGCGGCTGTGCTTTTAGGGCTGGTGACCGTGCGTTTGTCCGGCCATTACCTGCCGCTCGGGACCATCGCGTGGGGCATCAGCCTCTATTACATCTTCGGCAAGGTGGAGATGCTTGGCCGTCACGATGGCATTTCGAGCATCCCGTCGCTGGCAATCGGACAAATGAATTTCGTCGAGCCACGCGCGATCTATTTTTTGATCTGGTTTGCCGTCATTCTCGCCGCTCTTTTGACGATGAATCTCCTGGACTCGCGCACCGGCCGAGCGATCCGCGCCCTTCGTCGAGGGTATGTGGCGGCGGAGGCATTTGGCGTGAGGACCGCACGGATGAAGTTGCTCGTCTTCATCCACGCGGCCGTGCTGGCCGGCTTGTCCGGCTGGCTCTACGCTCACTTCCAACGCGCGATCAATCCTACTCCGTTCGGGCTCACGGCGGGAATCGAATATCTCTTCATCGCCGTTGTCGGCGGTGCCGGATATGTCTGGGGTGCCGTGCTTGGCGCGGGGGTCGTAACGATCCTGAAGGAGGTTCTCCAGGGCACGCTTCCGGCCGTCTTTCATGTTCAAGCTCAGCTCGAAACGATTGTTTTCGGAATGCTGCTTGTGTTGTTGCTCCAGGTCGCGCCGGGGGGCCTATGGGGAAAGCTTCTGCTTCTGCTGCCCAGCCATGTCTCCGGTCGAGGAAGGGCGGTTGGTGGCAACACAGAGCTTCCAGCACGGCAGCGATCGAACGATCAGACAGACCGCCTCCTGGAGGTCCGTGGTGCGCGCAAGCAGTTCGGCGGCGTGATTGCCGTCAACGATGTCTCGTTCGATGTCAAAGCAGGAGAACTGGTCGCGCTTATCGGCCCGAATGGTGCTGGAAAGAGCACCATGTTCAATCTGATTACCGGTGTGCTGAAGAGCGACGGCGGACAGATTTCCGCTCTGGGACACCGTGTCGATCGCGCCAGTCCGCAGCAGATCGTCCAGCTCGGTGTCGCTCGGACGTTTCAGCATGTGAAGCTCATCCCCGATATGACCGTGCTGGAGAATGTGGCTCTCGGCGCGCATTTGCGGGGACGAGCTGGCGCGCTCCGCAGCCTCGTGCGGCTTGATCGGGCCGAGGAAAACAAGCTACTCGCGCAAGCGATGCATCAGATCGAGCGGGTCGGTTTGACCGACCGATGCTATCAGCCGGCGGGCAGTCTTCCGCTCGGGCAGCAGCGGATTGTCGAGATCGCCCGTGCTCTGTGCGCCGATCCCGCGCTTCTGCTGTTGGATGAGCCTGCAGCCGGGCTGCGGCATATGGAAAAGCAGAGCCTCTCGGCGTTGTTGCGTCAGCTTCGTAAGGAGGGGATCGGTGTCTTGCTGGTTGAGCACGATATGGGATTCGTGATGGAGCTGGCGGATCGCGTGGTGGTGCTCGAATTCGGAACCAAGATCGCCGAAGGGCTCCCCGAAGCGGTGAAAAACGATCCCGCCGTGATCGAGGCCTATCTCGGTGTGGCTGCATGA
- a CDS encoding ABC transporter ATP-binding protein, with the protein MSDELLSVEQASVAYGNVEAVRSVSLDVRKNEIVTIIGANGAGKTTLLNAIIGIQRLKGKLAFESRDLTRLDIEERVAAGLCLVPEHRELFGTMTVGDNLELGGFRINATEAVRTLEMVFALFPRLKERRKQLAGTLSGGEQQMLAMGRAMMGRPRLLMLDEPSLGLAPRIAADIFRIVTELRQSGVSILLVEQNARAALRIADRAFVMELGEFVLSGPASEIAADPRVSASYLGS; encoded by the coding sequence ATGAGCGACGAATTGCTGTCCGTTGAGCAGGCATCGGTCGCTTATGGCAACGTCGAAGCCGTGCGCTCGGTATCGCTCGATGTGCGCAAAAATGAGATCGTCACAATTATCGGCGCAAATGGTGCTGGCAAAACCACGCTGCTGAATGCGATCATCGGTATCCAGCGGTTGAAGGGAAAGCTGGCGTTCGAATCTCGCGATCTTACCCGGCTGGATATCGAAGAGCGCGTAGCCGCAGGCCTTTGTCTCGTACCGGAGCATCGCGAGCTGTTCGGTACGATGACGGTGGGAGACAACCTCGAACTCGGGGGATTTCGGATTAACGCAACCGAAGCCGTGCGTACGCTGGAGATGGTATTTGCGCTGTTCCCTCGGCTGAAGGAACGGCGCAAACAACTCGCAGGGACATTGTCCGGCGGAGAGCAGCAGATGCTGGCGATGGGGCGGGCTATGATGGGACGTCCCCGATTGCTGATGCTGGATGAGCCGAGTCTTGGTCTGGCACCGCGCATTGCTGCCGATATCTTTCGGATCGTAACCGAACTCCGGCAGTCTGGTGTGTCGATTCTGCTGGTTGAGCAGAACGCCCGTGCGGCATTGCGCATCGCAGACCGGGCGTTCGTCATGGAGCTCGGTGAATTCGTCCTCAGTGGTCCTGCGAGCGAGATTGCGGCCGACCCACGCGTGTCCGCAAGTTATCTCGGCTCCTAA
- a CDS encoding DUF6489 family protein, translating into MKVKIEIDCTPIEARDFLGLPDVKPMQEAMMDQMQAKMQENLNKFTPESLMQSWFSFDPKVGERFQDMFMNMAGLGARKDK; encoded by the coding sequence ATGAAGGTCAAGATCGAAATTGATTGCACGCCGATCGAAGCCAGAGATTTTCTGGGATTGCCGGATGTCAAGCCGATGCAAGAAGCCATGATGGATCAGATGCAGGCGAAGATGCAGGAGAACCTGAACAAGTTTACGCCGGAGAGCTTGATGCAGAGTTGGTTCTCATTTGACCCCAAGGTGGGCGAACGCTTCCAAGACATGTTTATGAACATGGCTGGCCTGGGAGCGCGCAAAGACAAATAG
- a CDS encoding alpha/beta fold hydrolase, with translation MIEMPPLQFARTNGIRMGYYEAGPITDKPPVVLCHGWPELAFSWRHQIKALGDAGIRVVAPDQRGYGATDRPEPVESYDLEHLTADLAGLLDHLQVERAVFVGHDWGGFVAWGMPLRHPHRVAGVVGVNTPHLPRAPIDPIALFRKRFGDSMYIVQFQDPGRAPDRIFAENVEKTFDMFMRRPGPRPASPQAGVTDADGKPSQLSLAFPQFVQAYDSKADPRQPILSTEEKKVFVDTYAKTGFTGGINWYRNFTRNWERSADLDVTVRVPALMIMAEKDLVLPPSAADGMEKLVPDLEKHLVLDSGHWTQQEKPDEVNAKLIEWYRRRFG, from the coding sequence ATGATCGAGATGCCGCCGTTACAGTTCGCTCGTACGAATGGGATTCGCATGGGCTACTATGAGGCGGGCCCCATCACGGACAAGCCTCCCGTTGTTTTGTGTCACGGCTGGCCCGAGCTTGCGTTCTCCTGGCGGCATCAGATCAAGGCCCTGGGCGATGCGGGTATTCGTGTCGTTGCCCCCGATCAGCGCGGATATGGCGCAACGGATCGGCCTGAGCCTGTCGAGTCCTACGATCTCGAACATCTGACGGCAGACCTTGCCGGGTTGCTGGATCATTTGCAGGTTGAAAGGGCAGTGTTCGTGGGGCACGACTGGGGCGGATTTGTTGCATGGGGAATGCCGTTGCGGCATCCGCATCGTGTGGCCGGTGTTGTCGGCGTTAACACGCCGCATCTGCCACGGGCGCCGATTGATCCGATTGCGCTGTTTCGGAAACGATTTGGCGACAGCATGTACATCGTGCAGTTCCAAGATCCCGGACGTGCGCCGGATCGCATCTTCGCCGAGAACGTCGAAAAGACCTTCGACATGTTCATGCGCCGGCCTGGACCACGTCCTGCTTCGCCGCAAGCCGGCGTTACGGATGCGGACGGCAAACCATCGCAGCTCAGTTTAGCCTTTCCGCAATTCGTGCAGGCCTACGACAGCAAGGCGGATCCTCGTCAGCCCATTCTGTCGACGGAGGAGAAGAAGGTCTTTGTCGATACTTATGCCAAAACAGGCTTTACCGGCGGGATCAACTGGTATCGGAACTTCACGCGAAATTGGGAACGCTCTGCCGATCTCGATGTCACAGTGCGGGTGCCCGCACTGATGATCATGGCTGAGAAGGATCTCGTGCTTCCCCCGTCGGCGGCAGACGGAATGGAGAAGCTCGTGCCTGATTTGGAAAAGCACCTGGTGCTGGATTCCGGGCACTGGACGCAGCAAGAGAAACCTGACGAGGTCAATGCGAAGCTGATCGAGTGGTATAGACGTCGTTTCGGGTGA
- a CDS encoding alpha/beta fold hydrolase, with product MIDCPYAPPQLVKSNGIDICYDSFGLPDAEPLLLIMGLSAQMILWDDEFCAQLASHGFRVIRFDNRDVGQSTKLTGGKRITLTELLKLRFLGIPPYAPYTLRDMANDTAGLMDALNIRSAHIVGASMGGMIAQEMAIHMPERVRTLTSIMSSTGNPKLPQPKREVAALLMSSAPKNEQEYITVFARNWRVLRAGSFPEDEAKDRLRAKRCYASGLSLEGAGRQLRAILASRSRVSALRDVRIPTLVIHGAVDPLVRPEAGLDTAGAIPGAKLMMVDKMGHAIPIPMWPQIIEGIVDHIRSNSRQAA from the coding sequence TTGATCGACTGTCCCTATGCGCCGCCGCAGCTCGTCAAGTCCAACGGTATCGACATCTGCTACGATAGTTTCGGCTTGCCAGACGCCGAGCCGCTGCTTCTCATTATGGGCTTGAGCGCCCAAATGATCCTTTGGGATGATGAGTTCTGCGCACAGCTTGCCTCACACGGGTTCCGTGTAATTCGGTTCGACAACCGTGACGTTGGACAATCCACTAAGCTCACTGGCGGCAAGCGGATCACACTGACCGAGCTGTTGAAGCTCCGCTTTCTCGGCATTCCGCCATATGCACCGTACACGCTGCGCGATATGGCTAACGACACCGCGGGACTGATGGATGCGCTCAATATCCGATCCGCCCACATCGTCGGTGCGTCGATGGGTGGGATGATCGCGCAGGAAATGGCGATTCACATGCCGGAGCGCGTACGGACTCTGACGTCGATCATGTCATCGACCGGAAATCCCAAGCTGCCACAGCCGAAACGGGAGGTCGCAGCGCTGCTGATGTCGTCAGCACCGAAGAACGAGCAGGAGTATATCACCGTCTTTGCCAGAAACTGGCGCGTTCTGCGAGCGGGCTCTTTTCCTGAAGACGAAGCCAAGGACCGCTTGCGTGCCAAGCGCTGCTATGCGAGCGGACTAAGCCTTGAAGGCGCCGGACGGCAGCTCAGAGCGATCCTGGCCTCCAGGAGCCGAGTGTCTGCTCTTCGCGATGTCAGAATTCCCACGCTGGTCATCCACGGCGCCGTCGATCCTCTGGTCCGCCCCGAAGCCGGACTCGATACGGCGGGTGCCATTCCAGGCGCCAAACTCATGATGGTCGACAAGATGGGACACGCGATTCCGATACCCATGTGGCCGCAGATCATTGAAGGAATTGTAGACCATATCCGATCGAACAGCCGCCAGGCGGCTTAG
- a CDS encoding DUF445 domain-containing protein, with product MPERPESLLSDIRIDASRAAELRRIKSIAAAVLATCLVTLVFAKSMESRHPVFGFLAAFAEAAAIGGLADWYAVVALFRRPLGLPIPHTAIIPANQQRIAEKLGEFIERHFLDATPVEVKLRSIDFASFIADWLADEKRSTELARFVVKLLPGALDAAESSGLRSFLAKQILARAQSLDLTPMVSGTLRAFVRQGRHRALLDEILQTVHNAIHEPQVLEAIRIKIRDELPTILRFYRADAFVMKKIAASATAFFEDVRTDQNHPLRGELDRLILSFVDSLDSDPRYANRIHDLKMEILNRPEIATVVQNVWSGVREFVVRNARGETTVLQQQMAGAFMEIGHQLAADADMRTEINQGMVVVLRSFILEQKSGVSTFIADQVKAWDMRQLISLIEVNIGKDLQYIRFNGTIIGGLAGLTLHGIEVALRSL from the coding sequence ATGCCTGAACGGCCGGAGAGTTTACTATCTGATATCCGGATCGATGCGTCTCGCGCGGCTGAACTCCGACGCATCAAGAGTATTGCGGCCGCGGTTCTGGCCACTTGTCTCGTGACATTGGTCTTCGCCAAATCTATGGAATCTCGTCACCCGGTCTTTGGGTTTCTTGCTGCCTTCGCCGAGGCGGCAGCCATTGGCGGGCTGGCCGATTGGTATGCCGTTGTTGCTCTGTTCCGCCGGCCGCTCGGCTTGCCGATTCCTCATACGGCGATCATTCCCGCAAATCAGCAGCGGATAGCCGAAAAGCTCGGCGAGTTTATTGAGCGGCACTTCCTGGATGCCACTCCCGTCGAAGTGAAGCTGCGTAGTATCGACTTCGCATCTTTCATTGCCGACTGGTTGGCGGACGAAAAACGCAGCACGGAGTTGGCTCGCTTCGTAGTGAAGCTTCTGCCGGGCGCCCTTGATGCCGCAGAAAGCTCCGGTCTCCGCAGCTTCCTCGCCAAACAAATACTGGCGCGTGCGCAGTCGCTGGATCTGACGCCAATGGTCTCAGGAACGTTACGGGCCTTCGTGCGCCAGGGGAGACATCGCGCGCTGCTAGACGAGATCCTGCAGACTGTTCACAATGCGATCCACGAGCCACAGGTCCTGGAAGCCATTCGCATCAAGATTCGTGACGAGCTGCCGACCATTCTGCGGTTCTATCGCGCAGATGCCTTCGTGATGAAGAAGATCGCAGCTTCTGCGACAGCGTTTTTCGAAGACGTGCGGACTGATCAAAATCATCCTCTTCGAGGCGAGTTGGATCGTCTGATCTTATCCTTTGTCGATAGCTTGGACAGCGATCCGCGGTACGCCAATCGTATTCACGATCTGAAGATGGAGATTCTGAATCGTCCGGAGATCGCGACAGTTGTGCAAAACGTCTGGTCGGGCGTGCGTGAGTTCGTGGTCCGTAATGCAAGAGGGGAGACAACCGTCCTGCAGCAGCAGATGGCCGGAGCCTTTATGGAAATTGGTCACCAGCTCGCGGCCGATGCGGACATGCGCACCGAAATCAATCAGGGCATGGTCGTCGTCTTGCGCAGCTTCATCTTGGAGCAGAAAAGTGGTGTTTCGACTTTCATTGCGGACCAGGTCAAGGCGTGGGACATGCGCCAATTGATCTCCTTAATCGAGGTCAATATCGGCAAGGATCTGCAATACATTCGCTTCAACGGTACCATTATCGGCGGCTTGGCCGGCCTCACGCTACACGGGATCGAGGTCGCATTGCGCTCGCTTTAA
- a CDS encoding acyl--CoA ligase has protein sequence MPLRSPRSSTLRELIGSGADDQPAITAPGATPLKYSALRTMVEQTVAALNAFGVGRDDRVAIVLPNGPDMATTFIGVASAATAAPLNPSYKADEFEFYMSDLKAKALVVETGSTSPAIDVARRLGIKIVTLHPDHAQGAGYFSLECDDRSGSCRAGHAEADDIALILHTSGTTSRPKIVPLTQRNVCTSAGNIAETLAFDTTDCGLNIMPLFHIHGLIAGVLAPLSAGGRVFCTPGFNALRFFAWMDEAKPTWYTAVPTMHQAILTRASGNREIIARHPLRFIRSSSSSMPPQVIAEVENTFGAPLIEAYGMTEASHQMASNPLRGMRKPGSVGLAAGPEVAIMDDTGALLQSGEIGEIVIRGANVTCGYENNPAANASAFTDGWFRTGDQGTIDHEGYISLTGRLKEIINRGGEKISPREVDEVLMDHPAVQQVVVFAMPHEKLGEEVAAAVVLREGTSGDEKELRDFCSQRLASFKVPRKIVFLDKIPLGATGKLQRIGLAEKLGLA, from the coding sequence ATGCCCCTTCGTTCCCCCAGAAGCTCCACCCTTCGTGAACTGATCGGATCAGGAGCAGACGACCAGCCCGCGATCACCGCCCCTGGAGCTACCCCGCTGAAATACAGCGCTCTACGGACAATGGTTGAGCAGACGGTTGCTGCCCTGAACGCGTTCGGCGTGGGTCGCGATGATCGGGTCGCGATCGTTCTGCCGAACGGCCCCGACATGGCAACAACCTTCATCGGCGTCGCCAGCGCAGCCACCGCCGCACCGCTCAATCCTTCCTACAAGGCGGATGAGTTCGAATTCTACATGTCCGACCTGAAGGCCAAGGCACTTGTCGTCGAAACAGGCAGCACGTCGCCGGCGATCGATGTCGCACGGCGACTTGGCATCAAGATTGTGACCCTGCATCCCGACCACGCCCAAGGCGCCGGATACTTCTCGCTAGAGTGTGACGATCGCTCCGGGAGCTGTCGCGCGGGCCATGCCGAGGCAGACGACATTGCGCTGATTCTGCATACGTCCGGCACCACCTCCCGGCCGAAGATCGTGCCGCTGACCCAACGCAATGTTTGCACGTCGGCGGGAAATATCGCCGAGACGCTGGCTTTCGACACGACGGACTGCGGCCTCAATATCATGCCGCTCTTTCACATTCACGGACTGATAGCCGGTGTGCTTGCACCGCTGTCGGCCGGCGGACGCGTGTTCTGTACGCCGGGCTTCAATGCATTGCGGTTCTTTGCCTGGATGGATGAGGCCAAGCCGACGTGGTATACGGCCGTGCCGACGATGCATCAGGCGATCCTCACGCGCGCAAGCGGCAACAGGGAGATCATCGCCCGTCACCCGCTGCGTTTCATTCGCTCCTCCTCGTCGTCGATGCCGCCACAGGTCATTGCCGAAGTTGAAAACACATTTGGAGCACCACTGATCGAAGCTTATGGGATGACCGAGGCATCGCACCAGATGGCTTCGAACCCCTTACGTGGCATGCGCAAACCCGGCTCGGTCGGATTGGCCGCCGGTCCCGAGGTCGCGATTATGGATGACACCGGCGCTCTTCTGCAATCAGGGGAGATTGGTGAGATCGTGATCCGCGGCGCCAATGTCACCTGCGGTTACGAAAACAATCCGGCGGCGAACGCCTCGGCTTTCACCGACGGCTGGTTCCGCACCGGCGACCAGGGCACCATCGATCATGAAGGCTACATCAGCCTGACAGGACGGCTAAAGGAGATCATCAATCGCGGCGGCGAAAAGATCTCTCCACGAGAGGTCGATGAGGTGCTGATGGATCATCCGGCTGTCCAGCAAGTTGTCGTGTTCGCAATGCCTCATGAGAAGCTTGGTGAAGAGGTCGCAGCTGCCGTCGTTCTTCGCGAAGGGACGTCCGGAGACGAGAAGGAGCTTCGCGATTTTTGCTCGCAGCGGCTCGCGAGCTTCAAAGTTCCTCGTAAGATCGTATTCCTCGACAAGATTCCGCTCGGCGCAACGGGAAAGCTACAACGCATCGGTCTCGCCGAAAAACTCGGCTTGGCTTGA
- a CDS encoding 2-dehydropantoate 2-reductase, with translation MRICVVGAGAIGGLLAAKLHQAGEAVSVIARGPHLAAIKANGLTLIEDNGQEIVSRIHATDRIAEAGKQDLVILGMKAHQVAAIVGDLKHLYDHDTVVLTAQNGIPWWYFFKQEGPHANTVLQSVDPGGTVGKNLPIDRVIASVVYPAAEIIAPGTIKHIEGNRFSLSEIDNSETSRIKAISETFKQAGFKAPVVSDIRAELWTKLWGNLSFNPVSALTHATLEDLCRYPLTRALVADMMREAQSVGEALGIRFRIPIEKRIAGGEAVGKHKTSMLQDIEAGRAVEADALIGSVIELGRLMDVPTPHLDTAYALVKLLSQTIINQNGQLRITSA, from the coding sequence ATGAGGATCTGCGTTGTCGGCGCTGGTGCAATAGGCGGCTTGCTTGCCGCGAAACTCCACCAAGCCGGCGAAGCTGTCAGCGTCATTGCCCGCGGGCCACATCTCGCCGCCATCAAGGCCAACGGTCTGACCCTTATTGAAGACAATGGCCAGGAGATCGTCTCACGCATTCACGCGACAGACCGTATTGCCGAGGCGGGCAAGCAAGACCTCGTCATCTTGGGCATGAAAGCCCATCAGGTCGCCGCGATCGTTGGCGACCTCAAGCATCTTTATGATCACGATACCGTCGTTCTCACCGCGCAGAACGGGATTCCATGGTGGTACTTTTTCAAGCAGGAGGGCCCCCACGCGAACACCGTTCTGCAGAGCGTCGACCCCGGCGGAACAGTCGGCAAGAATCTGCCGATCGATCGCGTTATTGCGTCGGTCGTGTATCCAGCAGCCGAGATCATTGCACCGGGAACGATCAAGCACATCGAGGGCAATCGATTCTCGTTGTCCGAGATCGACAACAGCGAGACGTCGCGTATTAAGGCGATCTCGGAAACGTTCAAGCAAGCCGGTTTCAAGGCGCCCGTCGTGTCCGACATCCGCGCCGAATTGTGGACCAAGCTTTGGGGCAACCTCAGTTTCAATCCTGTCAGCGCCCTGACCCACGCGACGCTTGAGGATCTCTGTCGATATCCGCTGACGCGCGCACTGGTGGCCGACATGATGCGCGAAGCGCAGAGCGTGGGTGAAGCGCTGGGAATCCGCTTCCGCATCCCGATCGAAAAGCGCATCGCCGGTGGCGAAGCCGTCGGCAAACACAAAACGTCGATGCTTCAGGATATCGAGGCCGGTCGCGCCGTCGAGGCCGACGCCCTGATCGGCTCGGTGATCGAACTCGGACGGCTGATGGACGTTCCGACACCGCATCTCGACACCGCCTATGCGCTGGTGAAACTCCTCAGCCAAACCATCATCAATCAGAACGGTCAGCTTCGGATCACCTCCGCCTGA
- a CDS encoding alpha/beta fold hydrolase, with protein sequence MPGQPSPFFQQQPPVWTPVPIPEQVAATEGFAPIPDGGNLWYWDTGGEGPAVVLLHAASGSGAMWVYQQPVLAKAGYRVISYSRRGYLKSSACDPREPGIASVDLHHLLTHLGVSKFHVVGLAAGGIVAVDYALSFPERLLSLTLASTIMGVTDQNYLDLCNLFRPAFFAQLPKDFQELSATYRAGNPAGADAWRNLEKQSLLSVRVNQALANVITWAKVETIEAPTLLLTGDADLWTPPSILRLQASHLRNVQTAIIREAGHAPNWEQPLAFNDTLLEFLRKHPS encoded by the coding sequence ATGCCTGGACAACCATCGCCGTTTTTCCAACAGCAGCCACCAGTTTGGACGCCTGTTCCGATACCAGAGCAGGTCGCGGCTACCGAGGGGTTTGCGCCGATTCCTGACGGCGGCAATCTTTGGTATTGGGACACGGGAGGTGAGGGGCCTGCGGTGGTCCTGCTGCATGCCGCATCGGGTAGCGGCGCAATGTGGGTCTACCAGCAACCCGTGCTGGCGAAGGCGGGGTATCGCGTTATCAGTTACTCCCGTCGCGGCTACCTGAAATCCAGCGCCTGCGATCCCAGGGAGCCTGGGATCGCATCAGTCGACCTGCATCATCTGTTGACCCATTTGGGAGTCAGCAAGTTCCACGTTGTCGGCTTGGCTGCGGGGGGCATCGTCGCGGTCGACTATGCGCTATCATTCCCGGAGCGACTGCTCAGTCTGACGCTGGCATCAACGATCATGGGCGTGACAGATCAGAACTATCTCGATCTCTGCAATCTGTTTCGGCCGGCGTTCTTTGCGCAACTGCCGAAGGACTTTCAGGAACTGAGTGCGACCTACCGAGCCGGAAATCCTGCCGGTGCGGATGCATGGCGTAATCTTGAAAAGCAGTCGCTGCTTAGCGTTCGCGTCAATCAAGCGCTCGCGAACGTTATTACTTGGGCGAAAGTCGAGACGATCGAAGCGCCAACGCTGCTGCTCACCGGTGACGCCGACCTCTGGACGCCGCCTTCAATCCTGCGGCTGCAGGCCAGCCATCTGCGGAATGTGCAGACCGCAATCATCCGCGAAGCGGGGCATGCCCCGAACTGGGAGCAGCCGCTGGCCTTCAACGATACGCTCCTGGAATTCCTCAGGAAGCATCCTTCCTAA